GTATTTCTACCATAGGTAAATTAACCACTTTAATAATGTTATTTTTTACATTATAAATAATATAAAATTTAATAAAGATTTAGAAATTTATATACAAATTTTTCAATTATTTTTGAGGCTTAATGATATTTTCCTCTAATTCTATTATAATTGATTTTTTTGTTTTCATTTTAATTTGCCCTCCTGCTTTTAGCATTTTAATTTTATGCTTATATATTATATCATATGTGTTATAAAGTCAAATGATTGAGAAATTAATTGCTTTTTTTCAATTAAATTAAATTTTTAGCCCTTGGAAAATAATTATAATATTTATTTTTCAATTGATCAATTAAATCATTATCATATGTAATTATAAAATCACAACCAAATAAATACACTCCATAAACTATATATGGATCTGCATAATATCTATGTGGATAATGTTTTCTTTAATTCATTTTTATTAATGAAATTTTCAACTTGACTATCAAATATTTGAGTTTCAGTTCTATTTGTCTCTATAATTTCTAAAGAGTCTTCATTATCTGTATAAAATCCATACAAATCACATAATGAGCTATCATAATCTAACAAATAATCATTAAATTCTGATTTTAATTTTGAGCCTGGTAATATTCCAACAAATTTATTACCTCCATTTAATAATAAATTTTCAAACGAAGAAATAACATTTTTATTTATATATTTTTTTGATCCTAAACAATATGATCAAATACAAGTATCTATTAAAATAATTTTTCTACCTTTAATTAAACTAATTATTCTCTTCATCCGTAATTAAACCTAAAACTTTCTTTGATTCTGTTATAAAAAAACTATTCATTTTTTGAGAATTTCCTCTATATTTTCCATTAGATAAAAGATAAATATTATCTATTTGAGTAACAAAAGATTTTTATTTTTATAAAAATAAAATACTGTAATATTTTCTAAAGATACTTCATTACTATTTTTTTCATTTGGATAAAAACAAGTTCTTAATCTATTAAGAATATATAACGAATGTGATTCTATAAATAATTGTCTAGCTAATATTCCACCTCTAATTGTTTTCTTTTTCATTTTTGTATAATAGTTATATAGTACATTGCCAAATTCAGCTTGTGCTTTTGGATGCAAATGAATTTCGGGCTGTTCTATTATGAATCTTTGCATCTTATTATTATAGACACTAGTTAATATTGGCAATATTTGAGATATACCCATACCTGCTATTGATAATTTAAACTGTTGTTCTTTTGTTCTATCATTATAGTCAATATATCTTGGAACAACAATGTCATAACCCCAAATTTTTTCAGGTTTTACTACAATTTCTTGCAACATTTCTGTTTTTTTAAAAAAATCATTTACATATTCAGTGATTTTTTTATTATCTTTAATTAACTTTAGAGCTTGTGCTAAAATATCATCCTTATTTTTAAAATCATCAGATAAATATACTTTTTTAAATTCAGGACGCAGAGAATGAATATAATATGGTGTATCAAACCGACTAAAAAATCTCATTCTTGGAAATACTCTAAATTCAGATGAATCATTTTCTTCATCATTTTTAATGTTTGTTTTTTTATATTTATAGCATCATTTATTTCTGAATAATAAAATGAAAAATAATTTTCTAATATTCCAATATCAAATTTAGTTTTTGGATTAAGTAAAAATAAATAATCTAAATGATTTCTAGAAATTTCTTCATCATTTTTATTTACATCATTAATAAAATTGTTATTAATATTTTCAATCATAATTTTATTAATTTTATTATTATCAGAACAATTTCTTTATAATATTTACAATTTTTATCATCATTAATAATTTTCTTTAATTCATTAATAGCATCTAGATTATTATCTTTTGAGTCAAAATTCAATGATGCCATATTATATAAAAAAATTTTCATTATTATTTTTGTTATATTTAATTCCTTGTTAGAATCAAAAGCGTAATTTATAGAAAATTCACAAATTGCACTATCTTCCTCAACATCTGTATTAGTAACTATTTTCTTAATTAGTGGTTTATCATAATCTTTCACTGTATCTATAGTTAAAAATTCAAAAGTTGGAAATTTTAAATTCTTATTTGAATTGTTATCTTCATCATTTATTTGAAATGTTCCATATAATACTTCTATTGGTTTATTATTAATTCTAAAATCATTCATCAAATATTCTGATAAATATGTTCCATTAAAATTTAAATACTCATTTTTATGTATGGCATTTATTAATTTTAAAATTGATGTTTTTCCTGTATTATTATCACCAATAAAAAAATTAATATTTCCAAAATTAAATATTCCATCTTCTATTGAGCGATAGTTTTTTACTTGTAGATATCTCATATTTTTTCTCCTTACATTCTATTCATTCATTTTATTTCATAGTTATTTCGTCAAAATTGGATAGCTTCTTTTAAAACTTCCGTTTTAATTTCATAATATCCTTTTCCAGCAAGTGTTCTTTTATACTCTAACAATGCTGGTGGTTTATAAACTAATTTTTTATCCCCTCAATTAGATCACTGTAATAAATCGTTGCGATATGCAAACCAACTTTTATTCACTTTATCATATTCGGCCTTATTCAAAAATTCAATCATTCTGGCATATCAATTATGTCTAATATGTACTTTATTTATCGTTGGATATAATTATCCCATATAAAAATAGTCACCTATTTTATCTTTAGAAGTAATTTCATCAAATAGCACTTTAGCCTCTTTTCATTTATCCTTTTCAACATGAATATTAGTTTCATATGTAATTTTGTCAATACCGTTTGAATCATATTTAATAAACTTAATCTTTCTTTCAATTAATTTTTCTATAAAATTTATTAAATATTGAGAGCTACCTATATATATGTAAAAATTTTAATTAAAATAAAATTATTTTGACAATTAAGTTTTTCTTTTAAATCTTTTATTTCACCTCTTAACTCAATATTTTCTTCCTTTAAATTTAAGTACATTTCTTGATAGTCTTTCTGGTGAATGGTTGTATGAATTTCTGAGTTTTTAATATTTTTTGCTTTTGGTCCAATTATTTTGTCTTGATCTTTATTTCCTGTTTCAATATTAAATTCCAAACTGTTTTTATTTAATGTATTATCTTTTGCCATAATTATTTCCTAACTTTCTATATGCTTAATTTAAAATTTTAAAAATTATAATTTCCTTTTATAACTTTTTTAACTTTAATTCCATTTTAATGATTTTTTAGTTTTAATATTTCTAATTTTTCAATTGCATTTTGACATTAATTTGATAAATTCATAATTAATTTTTGAACGATTACAATTTGAGTATTTATTTTAGCAATATCATTTTGACGATAATTTGTTGGATAAAGCAACATAATTGCTTTAATGGTTGATAGTGTTGTTAATTTATCTGTTAAAAATCCTAATGCTTTGACTTTAATCGTTGGCTCAATAAAATTACCGTTGTACTGTAAAGAAAAAATTTGATACTGACAATCAGATAAAATTACATTATACTGATATAATTCAACCTTAGCTACATCAATCATTTTTTGTAATTCATCACAAATCAATACACCCCCGCCACAAATTTGAGCAATCATTGCTTGTGCTTTTAATTCATCAATATTTTGTTTTTTATTATCATATTTGACTTTAGTAATATCATATAGGTCTTGATAGTATTTTATATCATAAGTAACCGGCGGTTCATCTGGTTTTGATTGGATTCCTTTATCTAGTCCGCTACTATTCTTGTTATTACATGCGGCAACTGGAGTTACTACTGATATTCCTAAAGTGACAGCACTCAATAAACTTAGTATTTTCTTCATAATAATAATTTATTTTCTTTTTTTCCTTCCATAAATTTTATTTAAAAAGATTAATAATTTTTGCAAAACAAAAAATATTTAATCTTTATACCCATATTTCTCCTTTTTCAAAATTAATATATATGTTGCTACCTAGGCATATTATAACAAAAAATATGGCTTGCACCATATTTTGATATTATTTATTAATTTCTTTTGCTATGGCTTGAACAAATACCTTTTCATAATGAATTAAATCAAGTTCCATATTTACCTTACATACTATAGTCTGTACATAAACATTGGGTAAATGTTATAGAATAAAATGGAATTATTATTACAAATGATGTTATAAACAAATATTTTTCCATTTTACTCTATCTGCTTTCTATAAATGGATGTAAAATATCTTATATATAAATTATTTCTTAAAAATTCATGGCAAATTATTTTTATTAAAAATCCCATTTATCTCTTTATTCATATTTTCAATTTCATCAATATTTATTTTTACATAAAATTCATCATTTTGCATAAAAATATAAATTGATCATTGCTAGTTTCAAAATTAATTACAAACTCTAAATTAATATTGTTTTTAATAAAATAGATATTTTTGAATTAAGATAATTAATTATTGTTAAACATTTAATTTTTTTAGATAATAAATATCCCTGCTGAGTTATAAACAAAAATTTATTATGTTTTTATTACTTAGTCTACTTAGTCCATTATTACATTCAGTTATTTTATTTTTAATTTTACTTAAATATGTTTCTAATTTCATAAAATGTTTGTTAAAAACTTTCTTAATTTGATCTATTAAATCAATATTTAACACTGGTGTTATATTTTGACATTTAAGTTTTTTAGTTATGAATTCATCCTCCAATTTAAAATATCCCTTATCTGCAGATCAAAAAACTTCTATAGCTATTATTTCTTCATTTTTACTATATAAAAAATCAGGTCCTTCAAAAATAAAAACATTATCTCAATTATAATCTGAATTTAAACTAATAAATTTTTCTATTATATGAATCTCTTTTACAAATGTATTAATCTTTGAGTTTTTTCCCTTTCTTATTTCATCTTCAAATAAATTCAAAAAAACTAAATCTGTTATTTTATTATTATTTACATACAAACTAAAACATCCTTCATTATTATTGTTATTTTTAAGCAATCTCAATTTTTTTTTATTTTAATTTCATCTTCATTAATTATTTTGACAAAATCATCTTTAAATTCTGAACCCTTTTTTAAATCTTTTGAATATTCGTTAAAGGTTAAAATTATTTTTTCTAAAATTTGTTGATGTTCTTTTTCTGATTTAAACTCACTTTTGTTTTTATTACATTTACAATATTTCATATTATTTATCCCTCCTTAACAGTAATTTTATCTATAAGTTATATTAACTTATCTAATATAACTATTTCTTTTCTTCCCCAATATGAGCATAAAGTTTATTCCTTCAATCATATAGTTTATTAATATTATCTAGATTTTCATCATAAAATTTGTTCTGTTGTCTTTTCCCTCTGACATAACTTCTTGTCAGAGGGAATGTGCTTTTTTAGGAACTCAGCCCGTAATTGTTCTTTCTGCAATTCTTTATTTTTAAGAGCTAACTCTCTTTCTTTTAGTTTTAATTGTTCTTCAAGAAATTTAATTTTAACAACATTCTGATCAGCTTCTTTTAATTCACAACAATTATTTTTTAAATCTTTATTTGTTCATTCATAAACTAAAACAGGCACTGATAAATTAAATTCTTTTGCTAATTTAATTGCTGATTCACCATTTTTAAAGCGCTTTACAACTTCCTGTTTTAGTTCATTTGAGTATTTTTGATATTTTTTCATTTTGTTACACCTTCACTATTTAATTATAACTGTTTCTATAGATTTTTAGGTGTAAACTTAGCTGTACCGATGCTACCATTAAAATTCAAATTATTATGTAATTCTAATAAAATAGATGTACTTGGATGTACATTTGATAAAAGTTCTTTAATATATTGCATATTTCTATTTCATGAATTTTTTTCTGCTATATTAAATCTAGATTCAATTCCAAGTTCTTTAGCTTTATTTGTCAATAAAACTTTTAAAGTATCATATTCTTTTAAATCACTTAAAAAATTATTAACTGTATTTGCATACAAAGGTTTGATATTTTCCAATTCTTTTGTTGTCATTAAATCACTTCACTATTCTGTTAATTAATAAGAGTTTATTTAAGTACTTACATGGGAAAAATAGTAATTACTTACTATTTTCCAATTCTTTTAGTTTTAATTCCATTTCAAGGATTTCTTTTTTTAATTTTAATGCTTCTAGATCATTACTACTATCCTGTTTAATTTCTGAATTAACATAATAAGGATTGTATTCTGGTGGAATAGCATCTGGATGACGTTCAAAAAATTCTTTAAGTAATAATTCTGTTGTTTCAATATCTTTATTTCCAAATTCAAATACTTTATTAACGAAATTCTCTGGTCCAACTAATTCTATTAGTTTAAAATGATTTTTATCAGAATAATTAATAAATTTTTGTTTTTCTGCTAACTTTTTATACTCTTTTTGATAGTGTCTATCAATTGCCTTATAATTGACTTCACCACCAAGTAAACTTTTAATACCCATATTTCATTCTCCTTTATAAATTAATAATGATTAATACAGTTGATATTTGATTGTATTATAATATAAAAAACTAGAATTTTACATAAATTCTAGTTTTTCTTTTTAGATTTTTTCATTTTTTTAGTTTCACGTACTCGGATTTTTTCAATTTTAGCTTTTTTAATCTCCTGTGGAATTTCACTAGCACGTTTATAACCTTTTCTGGCTTCACCAACAAATACTTCGCCAGCTGCATCTCAGCCAACTTTGGTTGCTTTTTTAATTGCTCGACCAGTTCCAACAAATGGGGCTGCTAAACCGCTACCAACTGCCTTACCAAATTTACGAGCGTATGTTCCAACTTTTCCTTTTCGTTTAACATCAATACCATTTTTGGTTGAAACAATTCCGCTTGTATCTTTGGCACTAGTTCACCCATTTTTAATCGCTCAAATACTTTTTCCGGCTAAAGCAGCCCCAACACCAACTACTGCGCCTAATAGTCCGATGGCACCACTTCGACTTCGCATTTTGGTAATTCCCGATGGATCAATTCCACTATTGTTCTGGTTACTTGCTAATGAATCAGCAGTCGGTCCCATCATCCCACTAGAACCATGTTTCTTCTCATATTTTAATTGTTTTTTTGATTTAGCAAACCCTAAAGCTTTCCCAACCATTTTCGAAGCACCAGCGGCAAATAAACCACCAGCCATTGTTGTTCGAATCGAATTCATTCCTTCCATTGCCCCAACACCTTCGCCAATAAAGTTAGCAATAATAACAGTAATTCCTCATGTTCCTAAGGCCCCACCAAGTAAGCAAATTAAACGTAATAACATTTTCGCATAACCGGGAAAGTCTGATGGTCCAAAATTAGGATTAGAAATAACAGTGGTATATAACATATAAATATAATATGCCACCAAGGTTGCTGAAGCAGCTAACATTTTCGATAAAACCATATCTTTTCAAGTTAATGCTCGTTTTCCTTCATCTTGGACCATTCCCGCCATTACTAACGGTGATACTAAGAAGAGAAATAGGAGTTCAAACACTTTTTGGGTTAAAGCTAATCCGAGCATAGCAATCGCTATTAACACAAATCATACTGCAAATATCTGGACAATAATACTTCAGTCACCAATATTTGCTGGTGGTTTGTAATTGGTAACTGTCCCACCCATCCCATTAATGTTTCCGGCTCAGTATAAGGTATCTGCTAAATTAATGCCACTTGTCCCAAACACTGTATTTAGAATGGAAACAAATCAAGTAATTATGGCATTAACAAAGAAAAATCCTAACGGAATAAAAAAGACAAATACCCCTGCTAATCCGGTATATCTTAAACAAGACATTAATTTGGGTTTCATTTCACCAGCTTCCTTGAATTGGAGCGTTAAAAACTGGGAAATAAAGATAATAACTAACAATCCGACGGCGACAATTGCAAACTGTCAAAAAGCAGTTGGAATGTTAGCAAACGAAAATTGGCGCTCACTATTAAACAATAAATCAAAAACTATTCCCGAAGATAAAAATCGCAACACTTGATCAAATACCGAAACTATGCCCAACGGTCCTTCAACAAATATTTTTCACATTGTTTTTAAAATTGCGTCACCAATCCAATCTGTAATACCCATTAAATATAAATAGTTAGTTAATTCCATTGTTACTTTGATGGGGGCTCATACCCACCTGCTCCATTAATTAACTCTGGTAAAATGGTATTTACAAAGATTGGGGCAAAAATACACAGTGCCAAACCAAAGATACATCAACAAACAGCATAAATTTGAATATTTCGTTGTTCAGGATCATCGGCAAATTTTTTAATTTTTAAGCCATGCTTAATAATATAAAGGATACAAACAGCCCCGGCAATAATTGAAATTGGTGTTAAAATCGCATTTAACAATAAGACAACTAATTTAGTTGTGCCCGAAAAATCCGGGGTATCCGCTAATAGATTTAACATAAATTGCATTTTTTAATTTCCCTCCTTTTATTCTCTTTCAAAATCAACAACTTTATTTTTATTATTTAGCTCATATCACTGATATACGGTAATATCTTCATACGTAAAATCATTTCCAGTTTCTCTTTTATAAAAACAGTTGGGGCAAAGATCAGTGTAAGTATAATTATTTTTAAGTTCATATTTTTGATTGCAGTCATTACATGTTGCCATTTTTTCACCTTCTATTCTCTTTCAAAATCATCTGAATTTGGTATTGTATTTTGCTCATTTTCAAAAGTCTTATTTTGTAATTCTTTGGCTATTAGATACTTGTTAAATTCCATTTCATATTCTTTAAAAGATGCATCTTTTTCATTTAGTTGAAAACCATATTTTGGGGTTTGTTTTTTAAAAAATTCCCCCATTGCAACTCAATTATCATTGTTAATAAAAGGTTTTACATTTTCTTCATATGCAAGAACTTGTTCTGAACTAAACCCAATTTTTAATAATTCCGTACTTATCTTTGCAACACCAATTTCATTTTTTGTAAAATCACGAATTAAATCTACAATAATGTCTTCAAAACATCATCTTTGATATTGTTCATTGACTTTTTTCTGATGAGCAAGTGTTTTTAAATAATTTTCATTACAATTAATATCATAATCGATATTATCTTTGATGATTTCTAATTTACCAGGGCCATAACCACCATATTCTATTTGATAATTTAATTCAGATTCTGCATCATCATAATTTGTAAAGGTATAAAGTAATTTACTAGCATTAGCATCATAGTTGCCATCCTTATCAAATAAACCCACCTCATGAACCTCATATATTATTAAAGGCTTTGGTTTAACAGCGTTTTGTTCTGCCATATTTTATCCTCCTATTCTCTTTCAAAATCATCCGTGGTTTCAACATTATTTCCGGTAATTTCATTAACTTTCTCAATTAATTTATTTTCAACTTCTAAAATATATTTACCATATGCTTCTGAAAAATTTTCGTTTGCACTGCGATCACGATCATTTTCTTCATAATATGCCGATAAAACATCTTGCTCATCATAACGAATAAAATCTGTATCACATACTTCGTGAACTAAATCACGTAAACTAACATCTGAATCATTATGTAAAACTTTATTTACTAAATTTTCTTCTTGTAAACGTGATAATGTATTATTAACAGCACTTTCTATTTTTTCCTTGACTAAATTAAAATTCATTTTGTTTTTCTCCTCTTCTTTTATTTACTTCATATTTTTTATAATTATTTTTTATGATTGTCATATACCAATATAAAAAACACATGCGCGACATTTAAAAATGTCTGACATGTGTCATTGGTCATCTACAGAAATATTATACTATGAAAATTAGGATATAATTTAATTAAATAACAACAATTTCTTATCAATATGAATTAATTTAGTATTTACCATTATGCTGACAAATTTTTAATTAAATCTTGAACAGTAGAAATTTGAGCACTAATTTTATTAATATCATTTTGGGTATAATTTGTTGGATAAAGCAACATAATTGCTTTAATGGTTGATAACGTTGTTAATTTATCTGTTAAAAATCCTAATGCTTTAACTTTAATTGTTGGATCACTAAAATTACCGTTGTACTGTAAAGATAAAATTTGATACTGACAATCACTTAAAATTACATTATACTGATATAATTCAACCTTAGCTACATCAATCATTTCTTGTAGTTCCGCACAAATTAACACACCCCCATCACAAATTTGTTCAATCATTTCTTTTGACTGTAAATCATCAATATCTTGTTTTGTTATTTTATAATCAACTAAAGTAGCATCATATAAATTTTGATAATATTTTATATCATGTGTAATTGGTGGTGGATCTGGATTGGGTGAAATTGATTTTGGTCTTGATAAATTATCATTACATGCCGTTAAACTTGCTGTGCCAATAACCATCAATCCTAATGTACTAATAATTGATAGGACCTTTTTCATGAGATATTTCTCCTCTTAAATTAAAGACCTTGAAAATACAAGGTCCTTATTAGTCTAAATAATTAAGTTATTTTAATCTCATAAAATGGCATCATCACCATCGAATGAAATTGAATCAGTAGGAGCATTATCTGCTGTTACTGACATCTTGTTTTGCTAAAAATTCTTCTTTTGCTTTACGCATTTCATCTCAAATTAAAGCAGTTTCCTCTTTAAAGTGAGTTTTTAATCCTGTTAAAGCACAATCTCTTTCTTTATAAATTGCTTTTCCTTGTTCATCATTTCCTTCAAACGTAGAAATTTTTACTTTATCCCAATCCTTACTGTTTTTTGGATATGAAATTTGAGCATAATCCGCTTCTTCCAAAGTTGAAGTTTCTTTTAATAAATGCTCTCCATCATTAGCTAATGCTTTAGGAAAAACTGAATTTTGCGGATAAAAGAATGTTTCTTTTTCTGATAAACGAATTAAATACTTAGCTTTTGTTTCTTTTGTTGTTCCATCGGGCAATGTTACTAAAGCTGGTGCTATTGCTTTGATAATTCGTTCCTTCTTAATTAAAAAGTTGTCATATTCTTGTTTTTTTGGTGTTGTGTTTTGTTCTGTCATATCTTATTCCTCCATGTTCTTAAATATCAATGATTATTAAATTATTTAGACTATTTGTCATATACCAATATAAAAAACACATGCGCGACATCATAAAATGTCTGACATGTGTCATTGGTCATCTACACAAATATTATACTATAAAAATTAGTATAGAATTAAGTTAAATAAGAAAATAAACATAATATAGTATTTAAATTTACAATAATATTTTTTAATTCATAAATTTATAAAAAGTTTAATAGTTTAGGTTTTTATATAAGTTTAAAAATAATATAATTAAGATATAAATTTATAGTTATATAAGTTGGAGGTAATACATATGAAAATAGATTTTTACATTGATGAATCTGGTGGTATTAATACTCATTATTTCAGTATAGGTGGTTTAATACTTGTTAACAAAAATAATAAAGATAAAATTAAAAAAATTTTAGGAGTGTATTAAAAAAATTAAAATTAAAATTGGTCAAGATATTAAAAAGAACTAAAAGCAAAGGATACTAATCTAGAACAAAAACAATTTATTTTTCAAAAATTAAAAAATTATAACCAAGAGTTTGTTTCTATTTCATGTAATATGCTTAAATATAAAGAAACATCAAAAAACAGGAATATTACTATAGTTTATAACTATTTGGTAAAGAAATTACTTGAAAATGTATTTTTATCTAAATCAATAGTAAATAATTGTATTGAAAATAATGTTGAAGAATGTGAGATTAATTTATATTGTGATAATAGAAATATATCAGTAAATAAATTAAAATTTCTTGAAGAATATTTAAATACTGAATTTTCATTATGCTCTGATACAGTTAAATTTTATTTCAAAGTAGTATACAAAAATCAGAGCAAACTTTATTAATTCAATATGCTGATTTTATTGTAAATACTAAATATCTTTATATTAATGAATTTGGAAATAATAAAAAGGTAAATTTCACAATTTTACCATTATGACATTATATAAACTATAATTTTGATAATTTTTATTATATCTGGTAGATTGTCAACTTAAGGGTAAGTTTTTATTAAATCAAAATAAGGACTAAACATTTTAAACACTTCTAAAGGTGTTTTAAAGTTTAGTTTTTTTTGCTGGATTATTTAATAAAAGCATTGTTTCTTTGTCATATTCTTTACTGTATTTATTTAAATCTCTATTTTTAGGATATCTTTACCGTAATAATTTATTTTTGTGTTCAATAGCACCTTTTTCTAATGGTGAAGCTGGTGTTGTAAAGTAAACTGGAATACCAACAATTTATTCAAATTTTTCTCACATGGTAAATTCGGAACCATTATCCAATACTAATGATTTAACATATTTCATAATTGTTGGATTTTTAAAGTTGATATTTATAATGTAATATTGTTCGTTTTACAATGTATTTGTTAACTTTATAGCGTTTTAATTTGTTCCAACTGAAGGAATTCCAATTTAACCGTTAGGCCACATTCACGATTTTTTCATCTTTGAATTTTATAACTTTCAAGTAATGTTCATTCTTTTATGAAAAAATGTTTATAATTCATATTTATTATTTTTTCTATTTAGTGGTAAAAAGTATAACATATGATTTTTTTACTTTATATAAACTTGCACTTATTATGATAATCTACAAGCAGTAATATTAATTAAAAAGTTATATAAACTATTTACATTTTATAATAATAATATATAATTTAACTAAGGTAAGACATCGGCTAAGTTGGTAAATCCTAAGCGTATGTTAAGTACGTAACTTCGGTGCACTCAAAGATGCTATTTATAGCATCTTTTTTATTTTTATATATTTATTTTAGAAAAAATTATATTCTATATTGTGAATTAATTAATAGAATTAGGACACTCGCTTTTATAATCTACAATGAGAAATAAAATTTAAATATACTAGTACTTTTATTGACATAACTCTAAAAAGTTGAAATAATAAGAATATGAGATAAAGGATAAATATCTTAAATATTACTATTTAATTTATTAAATTTTTTAGAAAGGAGCAACAATAATGGGAAGCCCTGATTGTATTTTACAATGTATGGCTTGTACTTGTAGCTGTAAAAAAAGTGGAGCACAGCATAACGAAGGGAATAGTAAATGTACTAACTGTCCAACTTGTAAACCAAATGATCGCCATACTAGAAAACAATAACTTAATATAAAGAAGTTATTATAAAACTATAAAATAATACATATTAATTCAAAATATTTTAAACAAAAAAACTCGCCTTTGGCGAGTTTTTACAATGACATACCTTCATCCAACGATAAATCATTAATTTTATTATGTAGTTTTTGATTTTCATCCTTTAAGAAACGATTTTGATCTTTTAAATCTTCAATTTGTTTCATTAAATTATCTATCTTTTGACCATATTCAGTTATCGTGTTAGTAATTATGGCAACACTTTCTTTAAAATTATTTGGTTGATAATGTTCATTCCGATCACTACGTTCTTTTAAAATTGCTAATATTTTTTCTAATTCATGGGTTTGAGTAATTAAACTTTCTTTTGAAGCAATTAAAATTGCTTTAATATTTTCACCAGTTCCGGTACCTAAATATGCCCGTAAATTTTCACCTTCAGAACATCCAATTAAGTTTTTAATTTCATTATGTTCTTT
This genomic window from Spiroplasma sp. SV19 contains:
- a CDS encoding Mbov_0396 family ICE element transmembrane protein, whose amino-acid sequence is MELTNYLYLMGITDWIGDAILKTMWKIFVEGPLGIVSVFDQVLRFLSSGIVFDLLFNSERQFSFANIPTAFWQFAIVAVGLLVIIFISQFLTLQFKEAGEMKPKLMSCLRYTGLAGVFVFFIPLGFFFVNAIITWFVSILNTVFGTSGINLADTLYWAGNINGMGGTVTNYKPPANIGDWSIIVQIFAVWFVLIAIAMLGLALTQKVFELLFLFLVSPLVMAGMVQDEGKRALTWKDMVLSKMLAASATLVAYYIYMLYTTVISNPNFGPSDFPGYAKMLLRLICLLGGALGTWGITVIIANFIGEGVGAMEGMNSIRTTMAGGLFAAGASKMVGKALGFAKSKKQLKYEKKHGSSGMMGPTADSLASNQNNSGIDPSGITKMRSRSGAIGLLGAVVGVGAALAGKSIWAIKNGWTSAKDTSGIVSTKNGIDVKRKGKVGTYARKFGKAVGSGLAAPFVGTGRAIKKATKVGWDAAGEVFVGEARKGYKRASEIPQEIKKAKIEKIRVRETKKMKKSKKKN
- a CDS encoding pilin; this translates as MQFMLNLLADTPDFSGTTKLVVLLLNAILTPISIIAGAVCILYIIKHGLKIKKFADDPEQRNIQIYAVCWCIFGLALCIFAPIFVNTILPELINGAGGYEPPSK
- a CDS encoding AAA family ATPase yields the protein MRFFSRFDTPYYIHSLRPEFKKVYLSDDFKNKDDILAQALKLIKDNKKITEYVNDFFKKTEMLQEIVVKPEKIWGYDIVVPRYIDYNDRTKEQQFKLSIAGMGISQILPILTSVYNNKMQRFIIEQPEIHLHPKAQAEFGNVLYNYYTKMKKKTIRGGILARQLFIESHSLYILNRLRTCFYPNEKNSNEVSLENITVFYFYKNKNLLLLK
- a CDS encoding AAA family ATPase, with translation MRYLQVKNYRSIEDGIFNFGNINFFIGDNNTGKTSILKLINAIHKNEYLNFNGTYLSEYLMNDFRINNKPIEVLYGTFQINDEDNNSNKNLKFPTFEFLTIDTVKDYDKPLIKKIVTNTDVEEDSAICEFSINYAFDSNKELNITKIIMKIFLYNMASLNFDSKDNNLDAINELKKIINDDKNCKYYKEIVLIIIKLIKLWLKILITILLMM